Proteins encoded within one genomic window of Deltaproteobacteria bacterium:
- a CDS encoding efflux RND transporter periplasmic adaptor subunit codes for MRKKTVIKFVGAMAVLLVLFFLFTGREQATGVEQENVDSLGIPVEVHLVKSGDIRESLNYMGTVKSKNQAELSFQSPGIIRTIYVAEGDPFLEGQILAELNTEDLAARYEV; via the coding sequence ATGCGAAAAAAAACCGTGATCAAATTCGTCGGAGCAATGGCCGTTTTATTGGTGCTGTTTTTTTTATTCACCGGCAGGGAACAAGCTACAGGCGTTGAGCAGGAAAACGTCGACTCTTTGGGCATCCCGGTTGAAGTGCACCTGGTGAAAAGCGGGGATATTCGCGAATCGCTGAACTATATGGGCACAGTGAAAAGCAAAAATCAAGCGGAGCTTTCCTTTCAATCGCCCGGGATCATTCGGACGATTTATGTGGCTGAAGGCGATCCGTTTCTCGAAGGCCAGATTTTAGCTGAGTTGAACACAGAAGATCTTGCGGCAAGGTATGAAGT
- a CDS encoding TetR/AcrR family transcriptional regulator translates to MPKKESIRKAAVKIIAEEGFFSATTDKIAKEAGFAVGTIYNYFSNKEDILKYILDVEYQKRYEFYQRVKDSQKDPLLKIKELLDFHFTEIQKEPEIIRIVLAEKGTASRSKLMPLEKYTKLSAIFSEIFIEGMEEDYFRQCDPKILSIVIFGFLEAVMSEFLITKDVQLLNRSTEELIGLLRTGLMK, encoded by the coding sequence ATGCCGAAAAAAGAATCGATCAGAAAGGCAGCAGTAAAAATAATAGCCGAAGAAGGCTTTTTTTCGGCGACTACCGACAAAATCGCCAAAGAAGCAGGATTCGCGGTGGGCACAATTTATAATTACTTTTCGAACAAAGAAGATATTCTAAAATATATCCTTGATGTGGAGTATCAGAAAAGATATGAATTCTATCAAAGAGTCAAAGACAGTCAGAAGGATCCACTGTTAAAAATCAAGGAACTGTTGGATTTTCATTTTACCGAGATCCAAAAGGAGCCCGAAATCATCAGAATCGTTTTGGCTGAAAAGGGCACCGCCAGCCGGAGCAAATTGATGCCCTTGGAAAAATACACGAAGCTGTCTGCTATTTTTTCAGAAATTTTCATCGAAGGGATGGAGGAAGATTACTTCAGGCAATGCGACCCGAAGATCCTGTCCATCGTGATTTTCGGCTTTCTGGAAGCCGTCATGAGCGAGTTTTTGATAACCAAAGATGTTCAGTTGTTGAATCGCAGCACGGAGGAATTGATCGGATTGCTGCGGACAGGGTTAATGAAGTGA